A genome region from Hevea brasiliensis isolate MT/VB/25A 57/8 chromosome 7, ASM3005281v1, whole genome shotgun sequence includes the following:
- the LOC110639394 gene encoding uncharacterized protein LOC110639394 isoform X2 — protein MAVHGARRTLQFSSASAKALLTLSTPTTKTITSPFASKAASLSGLSYKPSSAIRLSLHKLNFSRLPVELGGALSLIPLHSVTASALFTSLLSLHNDTWGCLSEGFATPL, from the exons ATGGCGGTCCATGGTGCAAGAAGAACCCTTCAATTTTCTTCAGCTTCTGCAAAAGCCCTTTTAACCCTTTCAACACCAACAACAAAAACGATAACTTCCCCTTTTGCTTCTAAAGCCGCCAGCTTGAGTGGACTCTCTTATAAGCCCTCCTCTGCTATACGATTATCCCTGCACAAGCTCAACTTCTCCAG GCTTCCTGTGGAGTTGGGTGGTGCATTGTCCTTGATTCCATTGCATAGTGTTACAGCCTCTGCCTTGTTCACCTCATTACTATCATTGCACAACGACACTTGGGGATGTCTATCTGAAG
- the LOC110639394 gene encoding uncharacterized protein LOC110639394 isoform X1: MAVHGARRTLQFSSASAKALLTLSTPTTKTITSPFASKAASLSGLSYKPSSAIRLSLHKLNFSRLPVELGGALSLIPLHSVTASALFTSLLSLHNDTWGCLSEGNITASCNAYLALSSRATSFCFTFGFSLLTTKSSPA; this comes from the exons ATGGCGGTCCATGGTGCAAGAAGAACCCTTCAATTTTCTTCAGCTTCTGCAAAAGCCCTTTTAACCCTTTCAACACCAACAACAAAAACGATAACTTCCCCTTTTGCTTCTAAAGCCGCCAGCTTGAGTGGACTCTCTTATAAGCCCTCCTCTGCTATACGATTATCCCTGCACAAGCTCAACTTCTCCAG GCTTCCTGTGGAGTTGGGTGGTGCATTGTCCTTGATTCCATTGCATAGTGTTACAGCCTCTGCCTTGTTCACCTCATTACTATCATTGCACAACGACACTTGGGGATGTCTATCTGAAG GCAATATCACAGCTTCTTGCAATGCCTATTTGGCTCTCTCAAGCCGTGCCACATCATTTTGCTTCACATTTGGTTTCTCCCTATTGACAACAAAATCAAGTCCTGCTTAA